Part of the Pseudomonas abietaniphila genome is shown below.
GTCGCTCTCGATTTCGATGATCGAGCGCAGCGCGAAAGGTTCGTGGATACCGCTGGCGTTGAGCAACGGCGGGTCACGGAACGCAATCGGAGTGACAGTAACGCGTGTGATTTTCAAAAGACGTCTCCCGGACGATCAAGGTTTAAGGCTCAATTCGAAACTGGGTCTGGGGTTACTTGGCAGCGCGCAGCGCCACCGGTTTCTCACTCGAGGGGGCGAGCGCCACGTCTCGCGGCTTTCCCGGTTGTTCACCTATGGGCGTGGTGCGGGCAAAGAAGATCACCACCGCAGCCACCAATGAGGTGATCGCCAGGCCGTAAAGGCCGCCCTGAATCGAGCCGGTGGTTTGCTCCAGGAAACCGAATGCGGTCGGCGCGACGAATCCGCCGAGGTTGCCGATGGAGTTGATCAGCGCAATCACCGCCGCTGCGATGCGTGCGTCCAGATAGCCTTGAGGAATCGGCCAGAACAGGGCCGAAGCCGCCTTGAAACCAATCGCCGCGAAACAGATGGCGACGAAGGCAAAGACCGGCCCGCCCGTGGTCGACATGAACATCCCGCAGGCGGCAATCACCAGCGTTACGGCGACCCACGCCTGTTGATGCTTGAAGCGTGCATCCAGTGCGGCAAAGCCATACATCGCGACGATGGAAATGATCCACGGTATCGAGTTGAACAGGCCGACTTCGAAGTCACTCAGGCTGCCCATCTTCTTGATCATGCTCGGCAGCCAGAACGTCGCGCCGTAGATGGTCAGCGCCACCGAGAAGTAGATGAAGCAGAACAGCAGGATCTGCCGATCCGCCAGCAATTTGAAGATCGACGGTTTGATCACTTGCGCCGCTTCCCGGGCGCGTTGCTCTTCTTCGATGGCATGGATCAGCGCGCCCTTCTCTTCCTCACTCAGCCACTTGGCGTCGCGGGGATGGGACTGCAACCAGAACCAGACGAAACCACACAAGGCGATGGACGCAAAACCCTCGATGATGAACATCCACTGCCAGCCGTGCAGGTTAAGGCCGCTGACGCCCAACAGTGCGCCGGACACAGGACCGGAAATCACCGATGCGATGGCCGAACCGCTGAGGAAAACCGCCATTGCTTTGCCGCGCTCGGCCGAGGGCAGCCATTGGGTGAAGTAGTAAATGATGCCGGGGAAGAAGCCCGCCTCCGCCGCGCCAAGGATAAAGCGCAGAACATAAAAGCTGGTCTCGCCTCGCACGAACGCCATGGCCATCGCCGCTGCGCCCCAGGTGAACATGATGCGGGTCAGCCAGGCGCGGGCGCCGAACCGTTGCAGCAGCAGGTTGGACGGGACTTCGAAGAGCGCATAGCCGACGAAGAACAGGCCGGCACCCAACCCGTACGCCGCAGCGCCAATGCCGAGGTCGGTTTCCATGTGGCTGCGCACGAAGCCGATGTTGACCCGGTCGATGTAGTTGACGATGAACATGATGACGAACAGCGGCAGCACGTGCCGCTTGACCTTGGCGGCCGCGCGGGCAAGCACGGTCGGGTCCGTCGTGGGATTGAGGGTATTCAAAGGGCAACTCCCGTTCATTGTTTTTTTGGGGATGAGCCGATGATGGACGCCGGTATTGTTCCCGTCTAATCTAGATTGACTGTTGATTGATACCCGGAATATATCAATGTTCGAGCTTGCTCAACTTCGCTGCTTCACCACGGTGGCCACGGAACTCAACTTCCGCCGCGCCGCCGAACGGCTGAACATGACTCAACCGCCTTTAAGCCGACAGATTCAGTTACTGGAGCATCACCTGGGGGTCGAACTGTTCACGCGCAGTACGCGAAGCGTGGCGCTCACGGCTGCCGGCCGGGCGTTCTTCATCGAGGCCCAGACGTTGCTCGAACACGCGCAACAGGCCGCACTCGCCGCCAAACGGATCGCCGAAGGGGATATTGGGTCGGTGACGATCAGTTTCGTCGGCAGCGCGGTGTACGAATTTCTGCCGAAGGTCATCGCCGAGGCGCGCCTCAATCAGCCACACGTGAAAATCTCCCTGACCGAAATGAACACCTATTCCCAGCACGAAGCCTTGAGGGCCCGGCGTATTGACCTGGGCATCGTCCGGGCGCCACTGCTGCAGGCCGGGTACGAAACCGAATGCCTGGTGCGCGAGCCCTTCGTGCTTGCCGTGCCGGGCAGCCATCCGCTGGCCAGCGCCGCTACCGTCAACGTGCAGGATCTGGATGCGCAGCCCTTCCTGATGTATTCGCACTCCGCTTACCCGCCGTTCAATGAACTGCTCACCGGTACGCTGCGTTCCGCGCAAGTGGCGCCGGAGTACGTGCAGTGGCTGGGGTCTTCGCTGACGATTCTGGCGCTGGTGAATGCGGGGATGGGTTTGGCACTGGTGCCCCGTTGCGCCACCAATGTGGTGTTCAAGAACGTGGTGTTCCGTGACATTGACCTGGGCGAAGGTGTGCAAAGCGAGCTGCATCTGGTCTGGCGTTCGGACAACGACAACCCGGCGTGCATGATGTTGCTGGAGGCGATTCGTGCGGCAGTGAAAGCCGAAACGGCGTAACGGAAGCGGCCTGATCGGACCGCTCCCATACCCAGGTCAGGTGCGTTGCGCGACCGTCGTGGTGTCCGTCGACAATGGTTGGTCCGGCGTGATCGACAACGGTTCGATCTTGCCGACGATGAACAGATAGCTGAACGCCCCCAGCAACGCGAATGCGCCTGCGGTCATCAACGGCGCGGTGAACGACCCGTTGCCCATCACCAGCATGAAACCGGTAAAGGTGGTGATGAAAATCCCTGCCGTGTTTGAGGCGAAATTCTGTATGCCACCGATGGACGCGACGTGGGCCGGCGTTGGCGCGACGTCGGCGGGCAGGCACCAGATGCTCGCGCCGGCAAATGCCAGGCTTGCATAGGCCAGGCTGAAGAACGCCAACATGGCGTAGGTGTTCGCGGTGAACACCGACAACGAGATACTCGATGACATCAGCATGCCGCCGACGATGCAGGTCTTGCGGGCTGCAGTCAGGCTCCAGCCACGACGGTACAAGGCATCAGAAGTCAGGCCGCCGACCCAGCCGCCGACAATGGATGCAATGGCCGGAATTGTCCCCAGAGTACCGAGGGACTTCAGCGAAAACCCGCGTTCAGTGACCAGGTAGGTCGGGAACCAGGTGATGAAGAAGTAGATGACGAAGTTCAGGCAGAAGAAGCCAAGCATCATGCCCCACAGCGTACGGTGGCGGAACAGTGATGCCCACTTGACCTTTGGCCGGGAAGCGACCGCTGCGACCTTGCCGGCCTCGTGCTGCTCAATGGCGGCAACGGCCTGTGGCTCCTTGTAGATCAGCCACCAGCCGATCACCCAGACCACGCCCACGGCACCAGTAATCACGAACGAAGCGCGCCAGCCCCAGAGCTCGATGATCAGCGCCACGACCGGAATCGACAGCGCCGAACCAACCCGCGAGCCGCTGTCGAAAATGCTGGTGGCAAACCCGCGCTCTTTCACGTCGAACCACTGACTGACGATTTTGGCGCAGGACGGATACGCCCCCGCCTCCCCCACGCCCAGCATCAACCGACAGCCGAACATCGTAGCCAGACTGCTGGCGGCAGCCGTCGCCGCCGTGAACAGCGACCACCAGGCCACCGCCAATGGCAGTGCGATCCTCGCGCCGACCTTATCGACGAACCAGCCAAAGGGCATTTGCATCAGCGCGTAGGTCCAGAAGAAACCGCTGAGCAGCAGGCCCATCTGTCCTGAGCCCAGGCCGAGTTCTTTCTGGATATAGGGCGCCGCAACCGCAAGGTTGGCCCTGTCGATGTAGTTGATGGCGACGGCAAGAAAGCAAAGAAATATGACCAACCAACGACCTTTCTGCATAGCGAGTCCTCCTGATTATTTTTATGAGTAAGACTTCGTGCGCGCTTCGGGCAGGGCCTTGAACCTGAATTCACGAGGGGCTTTTCAATGGATTGACATCCCACTGAAAATCGCAAATTGGCCTGACCAAATATCCGAATGCAGCCGATACTAGACCCGAAAAGAACGATATGGAAATCAGAAACGTGGTTTTTTTCGCACTTTTTCGCCAGCCGGTCGCGATTTGCATAATTTGGCCTGACCAATCTATGCTCCGCTCAACCGTCTTCCAAGAGGCTCTGCAAGGGCGACAGGCTGGGACAGCAACTGTAGGAGCGCGCTTGCCCACGATTGCGATTTACCTGCGACCTATTCGTTAACTGACACAACGTAACCCATAACAAAAAGGACTCCGCGATGAAGATGACTTTCCGTTGGTACGGGGACAGCGACCCCGTGACCTTGCCGTACATCCGCCAGATCCCCGGCATGACCGGCGTCGTGTCAGCCATTTACGACATCCCGGTTGGAGAGGTCTGGCCGCTGGAAAAAATCACCGAGCTCAAACGTACCGTGAACGCCCACGGCCTGGACCTCGACGTCATCGAGAGCGTGCCGGTGCACGAAGACATCAAACGCGGCCTGCCCAGCCGCGACCGCCTGATCGACAACTACGGCCAGACGCTGCGCAACCTCGCGGCGTGCGGGATCAAAGTGGTCTGCTACAACTTCATGCCGGTGTTCGACTGGACACGTTCGACGCTGGCCATGGAACTGCCCGATGGCTCGACCACACTGGCCTTCGACGTCGCCGTCATCGAACAGGCGAACCTCGACGACGGCATCAGCCTGCCGGGCTGGGACGTCAGCTATGAACCGGAAACCCTGAGGGCGCTGATCACCGAATACGCTCAGGTTGACGAAGCCACCCTGCGTGAGCGTCTGGCGTACTTTCTTCAGCGCATCATCC
Proteins encoded:
- a CDS encoding MFS transporter, with product MNTLNPTTDPTVLARAAAKVKRHVLPLFVIMFIVNYIDRVNIGFVRSHMETDLGIGAAAYGLGAGLFFVGYALFEVPSNLLLQRFGARAWLTRIMFTWGAAAMAMAFVRGETSFYVLRFILGAAEAGFFPGIIYYFTQWLPSAERGKAMAVFLSGSAIASVISGPVSGALLGVSGLNLHGWQWMFIIEGFASIALCGFVWFWLQSHPRDAKWLSEEEKGALIHAIEEEQRAREAAQVIKPSIFKLLADRQILLFCFIYFSVALTIYGATFWLPSMIKKMGSLSDFEVGLFNSIPWIISIVAMYGFAALDARFKHQQAWVAVTLVIAACGMFMSTTGGPVFAFVAICFAAIGFKAASALFWPIPQGYLDARIAAAVIALINSIGNLGGFVAPTAFGFLEQTTGSIQGGLYGLAITSLVAAVVIFFARTTPIGEQPGKPRDVALAPSSEKPVALRAAK
- a CDS encoding LysR substrate-binding domain-containing protein, which encodes MFELAQLRCFTTVATELNFRRAAERLNMTQPPLSRQIQLLEHHLGVELFTRSTRSVALTAAGRAFFIEAQTLLEHAQQAALAAKRIAEGDIGSVTISFVGSAVYEFLPKVIAEARLNQPHVKISLTEMNTYSQHEALRARRIDLGIVRAPLLQAGYETECLVREPFVLAVPGSHPLASAATVNVQDLDAQPFLMYSHSAYPPFNELLTGTLRSAQVAPEYVQWLGSSLTILALVNAGMGLALVPRCATNVVFKNVVFRDIDLGEGVQSELHLVWRSDNDNPACMMLLEAIRAAVKAETA
- a CDS encoding MFS transporter — encoded protein: MQKGRWLVIFLCFLAVAINYIDRANLAVAAPYIQKELGLGSGQMGLLLSGFFWTYALMQMPFGWFVDKVGARIALPLAVAWWSLFTAATAAASSLATMFGCRLMLGVGEAGAYPSCAKIVSQWFDVKERGFATSIFDSGSRVGSALSIPVVALIIELWGWRASFVITGAVGVVWVIGWWLIYKEPQAVAAIEQHEAGKVAAVASRPKVKWASLFRHRTLWGMMLGFFCLNFVIYFFITWFPTYLVTERGFSLKSLGTLGTIPAIASIVGGWVGGLTSDALYRRGWSLTAARKTCIVGGMLMSSSISLSVFTANTYAMLAFFSLAYASLAFAGASIWCLPADVAPTPAHVASIGGIQNFASNTAGIFITTFTGFMLVMGNGSFTAPLMTAGAFALLGAFSYLFIVGKIEPLSITPDQPLSTDTTTVAQRT
- the uxuA gene encoding mannonate dehydratase, with translation MKMTFRWYGDSDPVTLPYIRQIPGMTGVVSAIYDIPVGEVWPLEKITELKRTVNAHGLDLDVIESVPVHEDIKRGLPSRDRLIDNYGQTLRNLAACGIKVVCYNFMPVFDWTRSTLAMELPDGSTTLAFDVAVIEQANLDDGISLPGWDVSYEPETLRALITEYAQVDEATLRERLAYFLQRIIPVAREAGIKMALHPDDPPRSMFGMPRVVKNREDLAQVMAMVDDPANGLTLCSGSLGADLGNDIPSLVREFGGQGRIHFAHLRNVKVNEAGDFYETAHRSEDGSLDMAEIVKAYVETGFEGYYRPDHGRMIWGETGRPGYGLYDRALGAVYLNGLWEGIRKGMPTAH